In Heyndrickxia vini, the sequence ACCTGGATGTGTGGGCTTAAACAAAATCGGAAGGGAGGATATAGTAATGCCTACTATTAATCAATTAGTACGTAAACCTCGTAAATCAAAAATTACAAAGTCTAAGTCTCCAGCACTTAATAAAGGTTACAATAGCTTTAAAAAAGTGAACACAGACTTATCTTCACCACAAAAACGTGGTGTTTGTACACGTGTTGGTACAATGACACCGAAGAAACCGAACTCAGCACTTCGTAAATATGCCCGTGTTCGTTTAACAAACGGTATTGAGGTAACTGCTTATATTCCTGGTATTGGCCATAACTTACAAGAACACAGCGTTGTATTAATTCGCGGTGGACGTGTAAAAGACTTACCGGGGGTACGTTATCATATCGTACGTGGTGCGCTTGATACTGCTGGAGTTGACAGCCGTAGACAAGGCCGTTCTAAATACGGTACTAAGCGTCCAAAAGAGAAAAAATAATAACATTTAACTATAAACCTTTCTGAAAGGAGGAAATACAATGCCACGTAAAGGCCCTGTTGCGAAAAGAGATGTATTACCAGATCCGATTTATAAATCAAAATTAGTTACTCGTTTAATTAACAAAATGATGGTAGATGGTAAGAGAGGTAAATCTCAAACTATTCTTTATTCTTCTTTTGATATTATTCGTGAACGTACTGGTAAAGACCCAATGGAAGTGTTTGATCAAGCACTTAAAAACATTATGCCTGTACTTGAAGTTAGAGCTCGTCGTGTAGGTGGTGCTAACTATCAAGTTCCTGTAGAAGTTCGTCCTGAACGTCGTACTACATTAGGTTTACGTTGGTTAGTAAACTATGCTCGTCTTCGTGGAGAAAAAACGATGGAAGAGCGTTTAGCTAACGAAATTCTAGATGCAGCTAACAACACTGGTGCTGCTGTTAAAAAGCGTGAAGATACTCATAAGATGGCAGAAGCAAACAAAGCGTTTGCTCACTATCGTTGGTAATCTAACCTTCAATCAAAAAATACTATTCTCATATTAGGAAGGAGAAAAAACCAATGGCAAGAGAGTTCTCCTTAGAAAATACTCGTAATATCGGTATCATGGCACACATCGATGCCGGTAAAACGACAACAACTGAGCGTGTCCTTTATTACACTGGTAAAATTCATAAAATCGGTGAAACACATGAAGGTGCATCTCAAATGGACTGGATGGAGCAAGAACAAGAACGTGGTATTACAATTACATCTGCAGCAACAACTGCACAATGGAAAGGTCACCGCGTAAACATCATCGATACACCAGGACACGTAGACTTCACAGTTGAAGTTGAACGTTCACTTCGTGTACTTGATGGTGCAGTAGCTGTTCTTGATGCGCAATCCGGGGTTGAACCTCAAACAGAAACTGTTTGGCGCCAAGCAACAACATATGGAGTACCACGTGTTGTATTCGTTAATAAAATGGATAAAATCGGTGCAGATTTCTTATATTCTGTAGGTACTTTACATGATCGCTTACAAGCAAATGCTCATGCAATTCAATTACCAATCGGTGCTGAAGATCAATTCGAAGGTATTATTGACCTTGTTGAAATGAAAGCAATTATGTATGGTAATGATTTAGGGACTGAAATTGAAGAAACAGAAATCCCTGCTGAATACAAAGATCAAGCTGAGGAATACCGTGAAAAATTAGTTGAAGCGGTAGCTGAACTTGATGAAGAATTAATGGAAAAATACCTTGGCGGTGAAGAAATCACTGTTGAAGAGCTAAAATCCGCTATTCGTAAAGGTACTGTTAATGTAGAATTCTACCCAGTTATCTGTGGATCTGCATTTAAAAACAAAGGTGTTCAATTAATGCTTGATGCTGTTATTGACTATCTTCCATCTCCATTAGATGTACCTGCAATTAAAGGTACTGCTCCTGATTCAGATGAAGTTATCGAAAAGCATTCAAGTGATGATGAACCATTTGCTGCGTTAGCATTTAAAGTAATGACTGACCCTTACGTTGGTAAGTTAACGTTCTTCCGTGTGTATTCTGGAACATTAAACTCTGGTTCTTATGTACAGAACTCTACTAAAGGAAAACGTGAACGTGTTGGCCGTATTCTTCAAATGCACGCAAATCACCGTGCTGAAATTACTGAAGTACATGCTGGGGATATCGCAGCTGCAGTTGGTCTTAAAGACACTACAACTGGGGACACTCTATGTGATGAAAAAGATCTAGTTATCTTAGAATCCATGGAATTCCCTGAACCAGTTATTCAATTGTCTGTAGAGCCAAAATCTAAAGCTGACCAAGATAAAATGACAACAGCATTACAAAAACTTCAAGAGGAAGATCCTACATTCCGTGCACATACTGACCAAGAAACTGGACAAGTTATCATTGCTGGTATGGGTGAACTTCACTTAGATATTCTTGTTGATCGTATGAAACGTGAATTTAAAGTAGAAGCAAATGTAGGTGCACCTCAAGTTGCTTACCGCGAAACTTTCCGTTCTAGCGCACAAGTACAAGGTAAGTTTGCTCGTCAATCTGGTGGACGCGGTCAATACGGTGACGTTTGGATCGAGTTCTCACCAAATGAAGAAGGTAAAGGTTTTGAATTTGAAAATGCTATCGTCGGTGGTGTTGTACCCCGTGAATACATCCCAGCAGTTGAAGCTGGTCTAGTAGATGCGTTAGATCGCGGTGTATTAGCAGGTTATCCATTAGTCGATGTAAAAGCTAAGTTATATGATGGTTCATACCATGATGTTGACTCAAGTGAAATGGCATTTAAAATCGCTGCATCTCTTGCACTTAAAAATGCAGCATCAAAATGTAACCCTGTAATCCTTGAACCGACTATGAGAGTTGAAGTAGTTATCCCTGAAGAATATCTAGGTGATATTATGGGTCAAATTACTGCTCGTCGTGGACGTGTTGAAGGTATGGAAGCACGCGGAAATGCGCAAGTAGTTCGTGCGATGGTTCCACTTTCAGAAATGTTTGGTTATGCAACAGCACTTCGTTCTAGTACACAAGGTCGTGGTGTGTTCACAATGCACTTCGATCACTATGAAGAAGTACCAAAAACAATTTCTGAAGAAATTATCAAAAAAAATAAAGGTGAATAATTGATTTCTGAGCCTTTATAAAGTATAACTACTATATATGATAAATGATTGCTTTAAAGATGAGCGCTCATCTTTAAAGCATCATATAAATACTTATTATTATAAATATTAAGGAGGATTTCCTAATGGCTAAAGCGAAATTTGATCGTTCTAAAACACATGCTAACATTGGTACAATTGGTCACGTTGACCATGGTAAAACTACTTTAACTGCAGCAATCACTACAGTTCTTGCAAAAACTGGTGGTGCGGAAGCTCGCGCTTACGACCAAATTGATGGTGCTCCAGAAGAACGTGAACGTGGTATTACTATCAATACTGCACACGTAGAATATGAAACTGCAACTCGTCACTATGCACACGTTGACTGCCCAGGACATGCTGACTATGTTAAAAACATGATCACTGGTGCTGCACAAATGGATGGCGGTATCTTAGTAGTATCTGCTGCTGATGGTCCAATGCCACAAACTCGTGAGCACATCCTACTTTCTCGTAACGTAGGTGTACCATACCTAGTTGTATTCTTAAACAAATGTGATATGGTAGATGACGAAGAATTATTAGAATTAGTAGAAATGGAAGTTCGTGACCTTCTTTCTGAATATGGTTTCCCTGGAGACGATGTTCCTGTAATCAAAGGTTCTGCTCTTAAAGCACTTGAAGGAGACCCAGCTTGGGAAGAAAAAATCACTGAGCTAATGGCTGCAGTTGATGAATTCATTCCAACTCCAGAACGTGACAATGAAAAACCATTCATGATGCCTGTTGAGGATGTATTCTCAATCACAGGTCGTGGTACTGTTGCTACAGGCCGTGTAGAACGTGGTCAAGTTAAAGTTGGGGATGTAGTTGAAATCATCGGTTTAGCTGAAGAAGCAAAATCTACTACTGTAACAGGTGTAGAAATGTTCCGTAAACTTCTTGATTATGCTGAAGCTGGAGATAACATCGGCGCACTTCTTCGTGGGGTTGCTCGTGAAGAAATCCAACGTGGTCAAGTTCTTGCTAAACCAGGAACAATTACTCCACACACTCAGTTCAAAGCTGAAGTTTATGTTTTATCTAAAGAAGAAGGTGGACGTCACACTCCATTCTTCTCTAACTATCGTCCACAATTCTATTTCCGTACTACAGATGTAACTGGTATCGTTCATCTTAACGAAGGTACTGAAATGGTAATGCCTGGCGATAACACAGAAATGAATGTTGAACTAATCTCACCAATCGCGATTGAAGAAGGAACTCGTTTCTCAATTCGTGAAGGTGGACGTACTGTTGGTTCAGGTGTTGTAACTACAATTTCTAAATAATAATTTTAGAACATAGATAAAGCAGGCGGTGACGATCGCCTGCTTTTTTATTTGCCTTTTTGAATCTAAACAATCATTATTTTGCAACAATTACAGAATTACTTGAACAACATTAGATAAGTATGTATAATGTAAAAAGTGTTAAAAACTAAACAAATATCTATTATAGTATTGCATAGTCTATATGTTTTATGTATAATAGAGAATGTTGGTCTTTGACTGCGATGATGTGGGAGGTTGCTGACACACCCGGCCGCTTTGCCATGGCGCGTGTGTGGGAAATTTCCACGGAGAATGTCTATTCTAAAAATAGGCGATAAAGGAGGGAAAATAATGGCAAAACAAAAAATTCGTATTCGTTTAAAGGCTTATGATCACAGAATCCTTGATCAATCTGCAGAGAAAATTGTTGAAACAGCGAAAAGATCTGGTGCTAGCGTGTCTGGTCCGATTCCGCTTCCAACTGAAAAATCTGTATACACAATCTTACGTGCGGTGCACAAATATAAAGATTCTCGTGAACAATTCGAAATGCGCACACATAAGCGTCTAATCGACATCGTAAATCCTACTCCACAAACAGTAGATTCATTGATGCGTTTGGACTTGCCGTCTGGTGTAGATATCGAAATTAAACTTTAATAAATAAAATGTTAATTAATATTAGGAGGTGTGACTCATGACCAAAGGAATCTTAGGAAGAAAAATCGGTATGACGCAAATATTTGCTGAAAATGGTGATCTTATCCCAGTAACTGTTGTTGAAGCAACTCCAAACGTTGTTCTACAAAAGAAAACTATTGAAAATGATGGCTACGAAGCGATCCAATTAGGTTTCGAAGACAAACGTGAAAAGTTATCAAACAAACCGGAAAAAGGTCATGTATCAAAAGCAAATACTGCTCCTAAGCGCTTCATTCGCGAATTCGACGCAGTAAACTCTAGTGAGTATGAAATTGGTCAAGAAGTCAAGGTTGATATTTTTACAGAAGGTGACATCATTGATGTAACTGGAATTTCTAAAGGTAAAGGTTTCCAAGGTGTTATTAAACGTCATGGACAATCTCGTGGTCCAATGGCTCACGGTTCCCGTTATCACCGTCGCCCAGGATCAATGGGTCCTGTTGCTCCAAACCGCGTATTCAAGCAAAAAGCATTGCCTGGACGTATGGGTGGAGAGCAAATTACTATTCAAAACCTAGAAGTTGTTAAAGTAGATGCAGAACGTAATCTTATCCTTGTTAAGGGTAATGTTCCTGGTCCTAAAAAAGCATTGCTTAAAATCAAAACAGCGATTAAAGCAAAGTAATTTAATTATAAAGAAAGGAGGAAACAGGAATGCCGAAAGTAGCTCTATATAACCAAAACGGATCTAAAGTTGGTGATATCGAACTTAATGATTCAGTATTTGGTATTGAACCAAATAATAATGTAATCTTTGACGCTGTAGTTATGCAAAGAGCATCATTACGTCAAGGAACAAGCAAAGTGAAAAACCGCTCTGAAGTACGCGGTGGTGGTCGTAAGCCATGGCGTCAAAAAGGTACTGGTCGTGCTCGTCAAGGTTCTATCCGTTCACCACAATGGCGTGGCGGTGGTACTGTGTTTGGTCCAGTTCCACGTAGCTATAGCTATAAATTACCTAAAAAAGTACGTCGTCTAGCAATTAAATCAGCATTATCTAGTAAAGTGCTTGAAGAGAAAATTCTAGTATTAGAAACTTTAACTTTCGATGCACCGAAAACAAAAGAATTTGCTGCTGTGTTAAAAAATCTTTCTGTAGGCAAGAAAGCTCTTGTAGTTACAGATGGTTCTGACGTAAACGTTGCTCTATCAGCTCGTAATATCCCTGGTATTACTGTTGTAGATGCAAACGGAGTAAATGTATTAGATGTGGTTTCACATGATCAATTGATCATTACAAAAGCCGCTGTTGAAAAAGTAGAGGAGGTGCTTGGTTAATGGATGTACGTGATATCATTAAGCGCCCTGTCATCACTGAACGTTCAACGGACGTAATGGCTGATAAAAAATACACTTTTGAAGTTGACGTAAGAGCAAACAAAACACAAGTTAAAGATGCTGTTGAAGAAATCTTTGGTGTAAAAGTTGCGAAAGTTAACGTAATGAACTACAAAGGTAAATTCAAACGCATGGGTCGTCATGCTGGTTATACTAACAAGCGCCGCAAAGCTATTGTTACGTTAACTACTGACAGTAAAGAAATCGAATTCTTCGAAGTTTAATTCACAAAACTAATGTAAATTGAAGAGGAGGGAAAAAAATGGCGATCAAAAAATACAAACCTACCTCTAACGGACGTCGTGGTATGACTGTATCTGATTTTGCGGAAATCACAACTGATCAACCGGAAAAATCATTACTTGCACCACTTAAAAGAAAAGGCGGCCGTAACAACCAAGGTAAGTTAACAGTTCGTCATCAAGGTGGCGGTCATAAGCGTCAATACCGCATTATCGACTTCAAACGCGATAAAGATGGTATACCAGGACGCGTTGCTACAATTGAGTATGATCCAAACCGTTCATCTAACATTGCTTTAATCAATTATGTAGATGGAGAAAAACGCTACATTCTAGCACCAAAAAACCTTAAAGTGGGCATGGAAGTAGTATCTGGTCCAGAATCAGATATTAAAGTAGGTAACGCTCTTCCATTAGCTAACATTCCAGTAGGTACAGTTATCCACAATATCGAATTAAAACCTGGTAAAGGTGGACAATTAGTTCGTTCTGCGGGTACATCTGCACAAGTTCTTGGTAAAGAAGGTAAATATGTACTTGTACGTTTGAACTCTGGTGAAGTTCGTATGATTCTTGCTACTTGCCGCGCTACTGTTGGTCAAGTTGGTAATGAACAACATGAATTAATCAACATTGGTAAAGCAGGTCGTTCTCGTTGGTTAGGTAAACGCCCAACTGTTCGTGGATCTGTAATGAACCCTAATGACCATCCACACGGTGGTGGTGAAGGTCGCGCTCCTATCGGACGTAAATCACCAATGACTCCATGGGGTAAACCAACACTTGGTTACAAAACTCGTAAGAAGAAAAATAAATCTGATAAATTTATTGTGCGTCGTCGCAAAAAATAACGCGGTTGAACTACGGTTCACGCTAAGGGCCGTAGCACAATCACGAAAGGAGGTTCGACCATGGGTCGCAGCTTAAAAAAAGGACCTTTTGTTGATGAACATTTAATGAAAAAGGTTGAAGTTCAAAACGAGTCAGAAAAAAAACAAGTAATTAAAACTTGGTCTCGTCGTTCTACAATCTTCCCAGCATTTATCGGAAATACGATTGCTGTTTATGATGGACGTAAACACGTGCCTGTATACGTTACTGAAGATATGGTAGGTCACAAGCTTGGTGAATTTGCACCAACTCGTACTTATAAAGGTCACGCAAGTGATGACAAGAAAACAAGACGTTAATGAGAGGAGGGCATCCTGATGCAAGCTAAAGCTGTTGCAAGAACAGTTCGTATTGCTCCTCGTAAAGTACGCCTAGTTGTCGATTTAATACGAGGTAAGCAAGCAGGAGAAGCAGTTGCAATTTTAAACTTAACACCTAAAGCTGCTTCACCAGTTGTAGAAAAAGTTTTGAAATCTGCTATTGCTAATGCAGAACATAATTATGATATGGATATTAACAACTTAGTTGTAACTGAGGCTTATGTGAACGAAGGACCAACACTTAAACGTTT encodes:
- the rpsL gene encoding 30S ribosomal protein S12, which produces MPTINQLVRKPRKSKITKSKSPALNKGYNSFKKVNTDLSSPQKRGVCTRVGTMTPKKPNSALRKYARVRLTNGIEVTAYIPGIGHNLQEHSVVLIRGGRVKDLPGVRYHIVRGALDTAGVDSRRQGRSKYGTKRPKEKK
- the rpsG gene encoding 30S ribosomal protein S7, whose amino-acid sequence is MPRKGPVAKRDVLPDPIYKSKLVTRLINKMMVDGKRGKSQTILYSSFDIIRERTGKDPMEVFDQALKNIMPVLEVRARRVGGANYQVPVEVRPERRTTLGLRWLVNYARLRGEKTMEERLANEILDAANNTGAAVKKREDTHKMAEANKAFAHYRW
- the fusA gene encoding elongation factor G; translation: MAREFSLENTRNIGIMAHIDAGKTTTTERVLYYTGKIHKIGETHEGASQMDWMEQEQERGITITSAATTAQWKGHRVNIIDTPGHVDFTVEVERSLRVLDGAVAVLDAQSGVEPQTETVWRQATTYGVPRVVFVNKMDKIGADFLYSVGTLHDRLQANAHAIQLPIGAEDQFEGIIDLVEMKAIMYGNDLGTEIEETEIPAEYKDQAEEYREKLVEAVAELDEELMEKYLGGEEITVEELKSAIRKGTVNVEFYPVICGSAFKNKGVQLMLDAVIDYLPSPLDVPAIKGTAPDSDEVIEKHSSDDEPFAALAFKVMTDPYVGKLTFFRVYSGTLNSGSYVQNSTKGKRERVGRILQMHANHRAEITEVHAGDIAAAVGLKDTTTGDTLCDEKDLVILESMEFPEPVIQLSVEPKSKADQDKMTTALQKLQEEDPTFRAHTDQETGQVIIAGMGELHLDILVDRMKREFKVEANVGAPQVAYRETFRSSAQVQGKFARQSGGRGQYGDVWIEFSPNEEGKGFEFENAIVGGVVPREYIPAVEAGLVDALDRGVLAGYPLVDVKAKLYDGSYHDVDSSEMAFKIAASLALKNAASKCNPVILEPTMRVEVVIPEEYLGDIMGQITARRGRVEGMEARGNAQVVRAMVPLSEMFGYATALRSSTQGRGVFTMHFDHYEEVPKTISEEIIKKNKGE
- the tuf gene encoding elongation factor Tu, with product MAKAKFDRSKTHANIGTIGHVDHGKTTLTAAITTVLAKTGGAEARAYDQIDGAPEERERGITINTAHVEYETATRHYAHVDCPGHADYVKNMITGAAQMDGGILVVSAADGPMPQTREHILLSRNVGVPYLVVFLNKCDMVDDEELLELVEMEVRDLLSEYGFPGDDVPVIKGSALKALEGDPAWEEKITELMAAVDEFIPTPERDNEKPFMMPVEDVFSITGRGTVATGRVERGQVKVGDVVEIIGLAEEAKSTTVTGVEMFRKLLDYAEAGDNIGALLRGVAREEIQRGQVLAKPGTITPHTQFKAEVYVLSKEEGGRHTPFFSNYRPQFYFRTTDVTGIVHLNEGTEMVMPGDNTEMNVELISPIAIEEGTRFSIREGGRTVGSGVVTTISK
- the rpsJ gene encoding 30S ribosomal protein S10; translated protein: MAKQKIRIRLKAYDHRILDQSAEKIVETAKRSGASVSGPIPLPTEKSVYTILRAVHKYKDSREQFEMRTHKRLIDIVNPTPQTVDSLMRLDLPSGVDIEIKL
- the rplC gene encoding 50S ribosomal protein L3 — its product is MTKGILGRKIGMTQIFAENGDLIPVTVVEATPNVVLQKKTIENDGYEAIQLGFEDKREKLSNKPEKGHVSKANTAPKRFIREFDAVNSSEYEIGQEVKVDIFTEGDIIDVTGISKGKGFQGVIKRHGQSRGPMAHGSRYHRRPGSMGPVAPNRVFKQKALPGRMGGEQITIQNLEVVKVDAERNLILVKGNVPGPKKALLKIKTAIKAK
- the rplD gene encoding 50S ribosomal protein L4, coding for MPKVALYNQNGSKVGDIELNDSVFGIEPNNNVIFDAVVMQRASLRQGTSKVKNRSEVRGGGRKPWRQKGTGRARQGSIRSPQWRGGGTVFGPVPRSYSYKLPKKVRRLAIKSALSSKVLEEKILVLETLTFDAPKTKEFAAVLKNLSVGKKALVVTDGSDVNVALSARNIPGITVVDANGVNVLDVVSHDQLIITKAAVEKVEEVLG
- the rplW gene encoding 50S ribosomal protein L23, which encodes MDVRDIIKRPVITERSTDVMADKKYTFEVDVRANKTQVKDAVEEIFGVKVAKVNVMNYKGKFKRMGRHAGYTNKRRKAIVTLTTDSKEIEFFEV
- the rplB gene encoding 50S ribosomal protein L2 encodes the protein MAIKKYKPTSNGRRGMTVSDFAEITTDQPEKSLLAPLKRKGGRNNQGKLTVRHQGGGHKRQYRIIDFKRDKDGIPGRVATIEYDPNRSSNIALINYVDGEKRYILAPKNLKVGMEVVSGPESDIKVGNALPLANIPVGTVIHNIELKPGKGGQLVRSAGTSAQVLGKEGKYVLVRLNSGEVRMILATCRATVGQVGNEQHELINIGKAGRSRWLGKRPTVRGSVMNPNDHPHGGGEGRAPIGRKSPMTPWGKPTLGYKTRKKKNKSDKFIVRRRKK
- the rpsS gene encoding 30S ribosomal protein S19, with product MGRSLKKGPFVDEHLMKKVEVQNESEKKQVIKTWSRRSTIFPAFIGNTIAVYDGRKHVPVYVTEDMVGHKLGEFAPTRTYKGHASDDKKTRR
- the rplV gene encoding 50S ribosomal protein L22 gives rise to the protein MQAKAVARTVRIAPRKVRLVVDLIRGKQAGEAVAILNLTPKAASPVVEKVLKSAIANAEHNYDMDINNLVVTEAYVNEGPTLKRFRPRAQGRASQILKRTSHITIVVSEKKEG